TTGTCAATAAAGCCTATCAAAAGAGCAAAACCAGCAATATGAAGTATGTCTCTCAATATTATTTAATTGCCCCAAACCCATTTGTTCCCTAATAAATAGAgtagaaaacttttaaaaaacaggtcacatttttttaaagggctCATTAATTTATTAAAACCAGCTAGGTATAGAGGTTATAGTGCATATGCTGGTGAATTGTATgcatttttaatagtttttggacaacagaGGAATAAGCTCAGGCTTTGGCGACACAAACAATTCTGTTAGTAGGttgatcaattcattgttggttttggtccgTTCAGAGGATTTGGTGACATTAAGAGAAATATAGAGTATCGCCAGCTTTATTCGTTAAGGTGACAGAATGAAGAGAAGAAGTATGAGTATGTAGGACGTATGTTCGATGGGCCAGTCTTCATGAGTCTACAGGGGCTGGTATTGACTGAGAGCCCTGACTAAGCCATCCACATTGCTGCTGATCCTCCATAACATTCAGGGCTTACCTTGTGTCCAGACGTACAATTGTGGGTGGCTGGATGTGTGCCAGCCAAGCATATTTCTATtagtgtgtttatgtttatgtatgtgtttaGCTCTGACTTTACAAGTGCCTGTTGATGGCTATAAGCAGAAGACATCCAGGCATGCACTCATAGCAGCTGTGTTTCTGAAAGGATCCAGCCTCCATTGTTCTCCTGTCACTAACTCATCTCTCAGGCCCAGGAGACCCACTGCTGACATTTACCAGACCTCCCCTCCCCACCATGCCTGCCTCACCCTCTCCTCATTGCTTCTCTCCCACCATCCCCTTCCACTCTCCTgtctcattctctctttctttccatcaTGTCccgtctctctatctctctctatggCATGATGTGTGAGGACAGATTTGTGtggataggtgtgtgtgtgtgtgtgtgtgtgtgtgtgtgtgtgtgtgtgtgtaagacataGTGAGTGTTTGTGTTAATGAGTGGCCCTTTAAGGCTATTAAGATAAGATTGCTATGCCCAGAGTCCCTCATTACCCAGCAAGCATTGCCCCCTACACAGAATGGTAATTGGGAAGGAGAcatagagcgagagagagagagagagagagagagagagagagagagagagagagagagggggtcaGGTGGTAGAAGTGGAAATAATAGGAGGATAAACAAGGGATAATTAGGCGGATCGAGAACAAGAGGAACGATTGATCAGGTTGATTTGTGTCTGCAGAGAGAGACGGTGTGAAGAGAGGAAGGGTTAAAGGTCACACACTCTTGTATGTACACACGTATGTGCGCACACATGATACAAAACCCCCCCTACATGTTTACACGCATGAGTGGATACCCTTTAAACCTGCAAACTACACAATGTAAACTTAaaagcacatgcacacagaaatGATACAACATAcatggaaaaagtaaaaagtaaacacATGCCATAGGTTTATGTTGTTATggcttttattgtattatttccTATCAACCTTTGTGCAGATATTCATCAGACCTcatgtgttttgaatgtttaaaaacatttacattgctatgctgtgtgtgtgtgtgtgtgtgtgtgtgtgtgtgtgtgtgtgcgtgcgtgttatTGTGGATGTCAGTCAGCCTTTAATCTCTCTGACTGTCCTTGTCTATTTACACTTTTTAAGATTGTGTAACACCAGCATCACCTATGGGACACAGACATGAACGGCAACATTTATCAGCCTTATTTGTGCCTCCTTCACCTGCTGTCCCtgctaaaaaaaatctggaACTCAAGTGAACAACTAAAGTaactttttatattatatattcaatCAATTTAGGTAATTTTCATTAGTTTAAGCAAAACCAGCAGTCCAAATGTGCTTCATAAAGGTGTGTGATGATACATTAAATATCATTGTCTAATGTCAGCACCATCTGTTATAAAACCAATTCAAtataacatattatatatttatttctagAGATCTGTTTGTCACTGCCGTCATGATTTCTATTGGATAAATTCAGATGCTAATGTAAATTCCTTTGAGATGTTCTGTTAAGCTTGCAAGCAGTGTTAAACTTTCactgttttattcacagttcTGAGGTTGTTGACTAAATGGACTGACTCATGACATATTAAGTATTGAGAAAATTTGAGAATGACGATGACTGGACACAGAGCAAGTGTAAAACTATTAATGTCACTATCACACTTAAGTGTGTTCCTGGGTCAGAGGCATTTGCAATTATGTAATGTTGTACAATGGCAACAGTAATGATGATCTATCATTGGCTACAGAttctttagatttttttatttctcaacTATAGATTAAGTAGGCCTAATACACTCATAATTAACCAGGCTATCATCAGCTGTAAGACACAAGAGCACTGAAGTGACTGAAGTCCTTACAAATATTTAGGTAAACGTTTGCTTGTCAGTTGTCTTTAACCAAAGTTGATGAGACATCTTGTTCTAACCCATACCAGTCCAATATATTACATAGTGAACTGCATCAGTTGGAAAGGTTTtctgtgaaaaatgaaaaagataaaTAGTGGAATAAGAAAAGACTCCCTAAGCCAACCTGAACATGAAACAAACCATGGCTTTATATCACCACCAAGTGGCAGGACTGTGTACAACCACTGGAAAAGAGAGGATGGAGAAACAGAAAGGATATGAGTGAGGACGGTTTAGATGGTGCTTCTGATGTTTTGTTCAGTTAAAACAATGCATATGCATCCGTTCACACTATGTACACAAGCATGTCTGACTACACATTGTGTATCAATTTAGAAATTCACCAGTACTATAGGTACACCTACTGGGTCACCTGTACTGCAGTGCTCCAGTTGGAATGAATCTTATTGGGACATTGTGAACTAAATACAcaaattaaagctgcacaaTATTACATAAATAATGCATTTGATGAGTGCATACAAGGCTGCACAATgctcatacatttttaaatcgGACCTGTATAAAAATATACGCATATTATTAGACAGTTGTGGGATGTGCCAGATTTGTTTGCAGCAGGAAATACGAATAATTTAAACAAAGCAATTAGCAATTAACAACATGGTGGGTATTTCATAGGCTGATTTCAATAGTTTGGACAAAGCACATTTAAATTGAGCtacatttatataaataaacagcATTTAAACCTTTGTGTTAGAAGAACTTACAGATAATAGAATTGCACAAATAACGTAATTTTAGAGacttcatttttgttgtgtCAGGAGTCTAAGCTTAATCTAAAATCTAGATCTAGTCtaaaatcttttctttttttatttcctgctTTTTTCTCACCCATGGTCTGGCTTTTTGAGCATTAGGTCTAGGCTACATGGGATACGATTCATATAGGCCTACCACCAAATCTCTGAAAGACTGTGTGTAAACTGTTTTGGAAATACCTTCTCTATCTCTGACTATGGGGCATAATCCCCAATTGATTGATCCTTATAACAGCACGTAGCGGCTCCTCATTGGTTATTACTGTGATTGACtgaggagggagaagagagggaggccGGGCGAAACCATTCATCCGGGCAATACTCCGACTGGAAAATATGTGAAGATTAATGGACACTGCTCGGCATCTAGATTCGGATTTCAAAGAGGATTAAGGGCGTGTAGCTGAATTAGATGGTACGATTACAAATATGGGTAATTTAGAATTGGATTAGCCTCTTAATCACACGGTCATCGGCGCTGAACCCCCCCTGCGAATAAACAGCCAAACGGGCAATTGGGATGCGGGGATGATTTTTGGTGACGCTGCGATGGGTACCTGCGAAGATACcgaaattaaaacaataatgaGGATCCGATTTGAATTCACGTTGCTTTAGTCGTTTTTACCGCTTCTTTGTTGACATTTGTGGCCATGATTTTCCTGCGGAGGCTCGTGCAGCTGTTGGTGCTGCTGATCCAGAGCGGGTGGTGGGGGGTTACGGCGAGCCCCACAGATGAAGGAGCACTCCGGGCCGGCCACGGGGAGCACGGAGAGCCGGGACATCAGGAGCCTCACAAGGACTCCTACACCACCTTCGCTTCCGAGTTCCTGGAGTCCAGATATCTGTCCGATGACGGTAAGGATCTAATGCATTGTAGCCTACTAAAGATTCCCAGTTGGTGGGTTGTGTTTACAGGTCATGGGAAATAGACAAACTTCTAACATGCAAGCTTAAAGCATAACCAGGGAGAATTAAAGCGAAACTGTAAGCAGAAACTCTTAACGTGTGctgtttattttgtcttgtATCCAACCTGTCTCCACTGTGCAAGGCCTTTCAGCACCCAGGCCAGCTCCCCGGTGGTAGCtgcccacccctcctcctcacacacacacacacacacacacacacacacacacacacacacacacacacaccacacacagcaGATGGCCTCCCCCTAGTTGGCCCTTTGACTGTCTTGAAAACAAGCATGCATCAATTGTTTTGTGTGGAACCAACAGAGTGCTGATTTTGTATTTTGCAGGTTATCCATTCCCCACCGCCCCACCAGTGGATCCCTTTGCCAAGATCAAAGTCAGCGACTGTGGAGTAACCAAAGGCTGCATAAGGTTAGAGAAGGATACACATCTTTTTCTGATGGAGCTAAACATGGCCTTTTCCACTGTGTAGTCTTTGTTCTCTGAAACCTGGTGGAAATTCATTTATAAAGTGCCCTAGTTCAATCCCTTATGTTATTATGATATTCCAAATGTGTTTGTCAATATTGCCTTTAAAGTGAAGTATTTATTTGTCTATGTACAGATATGGGAAGCCAGGGTGTGATGCAGAAACGTGTGACTACTTTCTGAGTTATCGTCGCATCGGGACAGATGTGGAGTATGAGATGAGTGCAGACACAGATGGCTGGGTGGCCGTAGGTTTCTCCTCTGACAAAAAAATGGTGAGCAGCTGCACAACAACAACTTTTACAGTTGGGACTTGGTTTGGGACAGCATAACAcatatttgtgttattttatagcacaataattttaaattttttgttgCATCAAACCAAAgttactgcaaaatgtatggtCTATAATCTATAATGAAACACATAGATGTGTTGCAAATGATGCATATTTTTAAGCGCATACAGTCAATAGACTGTGAAACCAAATTATTAACTACACAAAAATGCACTTTTTGAAGCACTCACAAAATTGTTCTCCCAATAATGACCTATTGCATATCTGCCAGCTGAAAGTGAGTTTGACATGCATGCAGTCAATTGGGATGGACATCAACTAGACAGTGTTTCAGTTGATAATATTAAAGGaggttttgacttttttttcttcctatgtTGCCTATTCCTACaggaaaaaaaatttgaaaacttACACTCATGTTGATTATAATGACCCATATTAATAAAAGTTTAGAGAATCAGTTGCAGAGTCAAAATATGTCTCCAGTCTCACTGTGTGACAGTTATTTGGCAGAAAACACTGGAGCTTACTGCACTTGCATTACAATTATTAGTATCTGTCCCAATAACTATATTTAAATTTTATATCAGAATCTAACCTTCTTTCAAGAAATGAATGTGTAGCAATTTGGAATAAAGCTCTTTATCCTTCCTATTTCCTCAGGGAGGAGACGATGTCATGGGCTGTGTCCATGACGATAATGGACGTGTACGGATTCATCACTTCTACAATGTTGGCCAATGGGCTAAGGAAATAAAGAGGAACCCTGCTAGAGACGAAGAGGGCATTTTTGAGAACAACCGGGTGACCTGCCGTTTCAAACGTCCGTTATACGTCCCGAGAGAGGAGACACTTGTGGACTTACACCTGTCATGGTATTACCTGTTTGCATGGGGACCTGCCATACAAGGTGATTGATCAAGCGTTAGCATCAAGTCAACtgtctttgtgcttttttttggtctttcaCGACATCTTACATCATCTTACTTTTTCTAACAGGTTCCATCACGAGGCATGACATCGACAATCCACCTGTCAGCGACCGCATGATCAGCATCTATAAGTATGAGGACCTCTTCATGCCTTCTACAGCCTACCAGACCTTCAACTCTCCCCTCTGCTTACTGCTCATAGTAGCCCTCACCTTCTACTTACTAATGGGGACACCATAATGAAGCACAGCAGAGCACATAGTGGGAAAAAGAGGGATGAGAAGATGAAGcagcaataaaaaaagttgtCTGATGCCACATTCAAGTGTGCACTTTGCACAAAGAGACACTGTATTAGATATAGTAAACACGATAGAGAGTATATATTAATTACTCTGAACTCATACAGAGGAGCTTGACAATTAATAAACCTATATTGTAGAGTTGTCATGTACTGGTGTCAGTACAAAACAAGAGGTCTGATAGTGTTATAGTCTAAATAGGCCAACTATTTTCAGTATTTATGATAGCTtccaagtatttaaaaaaatactactACACATGACAATAAAGAAATCTCAAAAGTCTTCAAAATACTGCATGCACTGGGAAATCTGGAAATTATTTCCAAAACCTGCTGTTCACCGGTGATGAGAAGACAGTGCCACGTGTTGAACTTGGCTAAAATGCAAAGGTTTTTAgaggacaaaagaaaagaagcagCTCAAAGCCGTTTGCACACACTCTTTCTGTCCCTTTACCCTCTTATGTTTATATGGATATCAAGctttgcaaaaacaaaagatacAATATTTGTTGTTCGTACTATCACAAAATATAGTTCCCAAGGTTTTAGGGACTGTCTACAATACAATATGCATTTACCATGCAATAGATTTTCATTAACTTTTTCTTTGGCACTCAAACACTTGGCTCATCTCACTTTTCCTCAATTTCCTTTTTTAgattgtttcctctttctcaaCCACAGTAGTTGTTGGGTTTGTTCagtacaaacagagagagagactgctaTATGAGTTACTGTTGCAAGCAATAACACACTAAACAGGAGCAACCTGTGGATTGAAGAACTGTTTGCCTTGGACTATTTTCCCCCTGGGCTGTTATTGTAGCCTTTTGATCTGTATTAAAAATTGATTGATACGTTAAAACGCCTCCAACTGAAACAATCTGCTATGGTTGTGTTTATTATCAATAAGCTGTGAAGaaataacaatataaaataCACAAGAAAGTACATATCTTGCTGTGCATGAACATACAGCTCTGTCAGTCAAACTGTACATGTATAAGGCCACCATAGGACATGATattaatagaaataaaaaatatacatatataagcCCCTAGCTACCATTGAGGACCCTGATATCATGGCCTCTGTATTTTGAGAATGCACATGCTGTAGCAACCTGGTACTATGTGTAACTTTAGATTTTGATGCAAATCAGGCGTGGAAATCTTTTCTTGAACCTCTGGTAATTCTTCCAGGGTGACATCAGTGACTACCCCAACTTATACTTATAATATATTCAACCATGAATGTTGTTTCGAAGGGCCTGCTTCCTTGGTTTCCATGCACAAATTGTATGCAACATTTACTTAACACAAAATGACCTGTTAATAAAAATGTAGTATATATAGTGGCTGTAACCATAAGCCAACTGTTAATCATTGTTCCCACCACATCAGATAAAAACACTTCTTATCCAGCCACATGCAGGACTCTTTGCATcagtattttaaaaagtactgATTTGATTCCTGACTATATTAAAGTCGCTGTAAAAAGGTAAGTGATTATAGCATCTTTTAAAATTGTTCTGATCTGATGGAATATGTGTTGTGCATTGCTGTCTtcaaccatgttttttttataatactaCCACTGTGAGGCACCAAAGTGTGAAATTAAAAATGCtacatattcattcattcattaaaacctttatttaacca
This sequence is a window from Sander vitreus isolate 19-12246 chromosome 6, sanVit1, whole genome shotgun sequence. Protein-coding genes within it:
- the frrs1l gene encoding DOMON domain-containing protein FRRS1L; the encoded protein is MIFLRRLVQLLVLLIQSGWWGVTASPTDEGALRAGHGEHGEPGHQEPHKDSYTTFASEFLESRYLSDDGYPFPTAPPVDPFAKIKVSDCGVTKGCIRYGKPGCDAETCDYFLSYRRIGTDVEYEMSADTDGWVAVGFSSDKKMGGDDVMGCVHDDNGRVRIHHFYNVGQWAKEIKRNPARDEEGIFENNRVTCRFKRPLYVPREETLVDLHLSWYYLFAWGPAIQGSITRHDIDNPPVSDRMISIYKYEDLFMPSTAYQTFNSPLCLLLIVALTFYLLMGTP